One window of Triticum dicoccoides isolate Atlit2015 ecotype Zavitan chromosome 5A, WEW_v2.0, whole genome shotgun sequence genomic DNA carries:
- the LOC119301007 gene encoding mRNA turnover protein 4 homolog: protein MPKSKRNRSVTLSKTKKKPGLERKGKVVTEIKDAIERHSSAYVFTFNNMRNQKLKDLRDQLKSSSRIFLAGKKVMQIALGRSPADEAKTGLHKLSKFLQGASGLLFTNLPRDDVERLFREFEANDFARTGSIATQTVELKEGPLEQFSHEMEPFLRKQGLPVRLNKGVVELVADHVVCEEGKPLSPEAAHTLRVLGRKMATFRLYLVCRWSSDDFEVYKEGLAHLGGEEADESS from the exons ATGCCGAAATCCAAGCGCAATCGCTCAG TCACCTTGTCCAAGACCAAGAAGAAGCCTGGTCTAGAGCGTAAGGGCAAGGTGGTCACGGAGATCAAAGACGCGATTGAGCGCCACAGCAGCGCCTATGTCTTCACCTTCAACAATATGAGGAATCAGAAGCTCAAGGACCTCAGGGACCAACTTAAATCCTCTAGCCG GATATTCCTTGCTGGAAAGAAGGTCATGCAGATAGCATTGGGGCGGTCACCTGCTGATGAAGCTAAGACAGGCCTGCATAAACTCTCCAAG TTCCTTCAAGGTGCTTCTGGATTGTTATTTACAAATCTCCCAAGGGATGATGTCGAGAG ATTATTCCGAGAGTTTGAGGCGAATGATTTTGCGAGGACAGGAAGTATTGCGACTCAAACG GTTGAGCTAAAGGAAGGCCCTCTGGAACAGTTTTCACATGAAATGGAACCCTTTCTGCGCAAACAAGGACTGCCAGTTCGTCTAAACAAAG GTGTTGTTGAATTGGTTGCAGATCATGTAGTATGTGAAGAAGGGAAGCCCCTTTCACCAGAAGCAGCACACACTCTG CGCGTGCTTGGGAGGAAGATGGCGACGTTCCGACTGTACCTTGTCTGCCGCTGGTCGTCCGATGACTTTGAAGTGTACAAGGAAGGCTTGGCGCACCTGGGAGGTGAGGAAGCTGACGAGTCTTCTTAA